The following is a genomic window from Azospirillaceae bacterium.
CGGAACAACCCCACCAGCCGCCGCCTGCTGTTCACCGGCTGGAACGTGGCCGACCTGCCGGCCATGGCCTTGCCCCCCTGCCACATGACCTATCAGTTCTTCGTGGCGGACGGGAAGCTGTCGGGCCTGATCTTCCAGCGCAGCGCCGACACCCTGCTGGGCCTCCCCTGGAACCTGTGCGAAGGCGCGCTGCTGATCCACATGCTGGCCCAGCAGTGCGACCTGGGGGTGGGTGATCTGGTGTGGCAGGGCGGCGACGTCCACCTTTACAACAACCACGTCCCCCAGGCGGAGGAGCAGCTGACGCGTGAGCCCCGGCCGTTCCCGCAGCTGCTGATCAAGCGCCGGCCCGCCAGCCTGTTCGACTACCGATTCGAGGATTTCGAGATCACCGGCTACGACCCCCACGCGCACATCAAGGCGGACGTGGCGGTCTGAGCAAACCCGAAGTGGAGGCGGGGAGGGGCTATGCGCCGGTTGACGGTGGCGGCTGGTTTCGTCCTGGGCTGGCGGCAACGCCGGCCTTCGCCGATGTCCCGCCCAAGGAAAGCCTGCTGATGCGGGAGGCTGACTACACCTGCTTCCGGGCGACGGCGGCGGGTGGCCTTGTCCTGATGCCGCCGTCGCCGGCGCCACTTCATGTCGGGAACCATGTGGCCCGGACGCAGGAAGAATGGCGGGCGCTGTGGTGGAACACTTATGGCGGGGGCTCCAATCCCCTGCCGGCGTCCTTGCCTGACGGTCATATCGCCGTCGCAATCACCATGCGGGGATCGGACCAGGCGCATGCCCACGTCCGCACCATCGAGGATGACGGGACCACGGTGCGCTTCGGTGTTCAGCGGGAAGAGCGCAAGGCGCCCCTGCATGTCGAATCCCATACCGGACAGGCCATTGTCGAGTTCCATTCCGACAGCGGCACGCTTGAAACCCTGGTGATTTTCTATCCCGCCCCAGCCGGAAAGCCGGTCACGTTCACCGTGCTGCCGGACCTGGTGTGGACGCCGGCAACCGAGCGTGAGACTTGGGCCGTCCCGCCCTGTGCCCGGCATTAACGGTGGTTCTCTCGCCAAGTGGCTCTCAGCCGTCAATCCCACCCCTGTTAGCCTGAGCGCCGCGCCGGCTGAGGGTCGGTGAATGGGGGAGAAGTTCCATGCGGCGGGGATGGATGCTGGGGGCCGCGGCCCTGCTGGTGGCGTCAGGGGTGGGCGCGCAGGAGGCGGGCCGCGCCGTGACGCCGCAGGCCCGCGCGCCGGGCCAGGTGGCGGCCGTGGCCGACGCGGCCCTGGCAACAGCGATATTGGACAGCGTGGCGTTGGACAAGGCGGCGGCCGGCACCGACGCCTTCCTGCGGGCGCAGATGGAGCAGTCCCACATTCCCGGTTTGCAGGCGGCGGTGGTGTGGCACGGTCGCATCGTCTTCGCGCGCGCCTACGGTGTCGCCAACTTGCAGACGCCGGTGCCGGTGACGGCCGAGACCATCATGGCCGTCAATTCCATCACCAAGGCCTTCACCGGCGTCGCCGCCGTGCGCCAGGCCATGGCCGGGGCGCTGGACCTGGAGGCACCCGTGGGTCGTTATCTGGACGATCTGCCGGAGGCCTGGCGCGCCATCCCCATCCGCCAGCTGCTGTCGCACATGTCGGGCTTGCCCGACATCAACGCCGCCCCTGGCGCCCGCGCGGCGGAGACGACGCAGGATGCCGTCTGGGCCTGGGTGCGGGCGCAGCCGGTGAAGTTCCCACCGGGGGAGCGCTTCGATTATTGCCAGACCAACTACGCCCTGGTGCAGCGGGTGCTGGACAAGCTGGCCGGCCTGCCGCCCGACACGCCGGTGACCCCGCCGCTGTTCCAACTGGCCGGCATGGCCCATACCGGCTTTGGCGACAGCACGATGGTGACGCCCGGCAAGGCCGCCGGCTACGTCTATGCCAAGGGTGATGAGGGCGCCCGCGTGCTGCGCCCGGTCTATGAGATTTTCCGGCCCCTGCACCGGGCGTCCAGCGGTATGGACAGCACGGCGGAGGACATGGCCCGCTGGATGATCGCCGTCACCGACGGCCGCCTGCTGGATGCCGCCGGCCGGCAGACCCTGTGGACGCCAATGGCCTTCAACGACGGCCATCCGGGCCAATGGGCCATGGGGTGGGAGGTGCTGGACCGTGGCCACGGCCACCGCGCCGTGGGCATGACCGGCGGCGGCCGCGCCGCCTTCTTCCTCTATCCCGAGGATGATCTGGGCGTGGTCATCCTGACCAACCTGTCCGGCGCGGTGCCGGAGGACATGATCGACCAGGTGGCCGCCCTCTATGGCGCCCGGCTGGGCGGCATGGCCGCATTGCGGGTGGCGGTGCAGCGCCAGGGCTATGACCAGGCGGCCACCATCGCCGCGGGCCTGGCCCAGGCCGACCCCGACTTTCGCCCGGCGGAGGCGGAACTGAACGACTGGGGCTATCGCCTGCTCAGCAACGGCCAGTCGCGTGACGCGCTCGCCATCCTGAAGCTGGCCGCCGACCGCTTCCCCGACAGCGGCAACGCCCAGGACAGCCTGGGCGAAGCGCTGGCCGCCACCGGCGACAAGCCGGGCGCCATCGCTGCGTACGAACGCTCGCTGGCGCTGGACCCGAAGAACCGGAACGCGGAGCGGCGGCTGGAGAAATTGCGGGCGGGTGGATGAGGCGCGCGCGTGGACAGACGGCCCGGCCCATCTTACCCTAAGGGACCTTCAACCCCGTTATCCGCCGCACCCATGAACCGCGACCAGGCCATCCGTCTGCTCAAGCCACACGAACCGGAATTTCGCCGGGCCGGTATCGGCGCGCTGTTCCTGTTCGGCTCGGTGGCGCGGAACGAAGCGACGGAGGCGTCCGACGTCGATGTCTTCTTCGACCTGGACCGGCCGCAGGGTTTCACCCTGTTCAGCTTGGCGGCAGTACAGGAACGCTTGCAGGACATCCTGGAAACCAAGGTCGACCTCATGACCCGCGAGGCCATCCATCCCCGGCGGCGGAGTCGGATCGAGGCGGATGCCGTGTGTGTGTTTTGACTTCGGCGTCCCGAAGACCCGCGCACCCCCGCCCCTTGATCTTCCTCATTCTCGGCCGCAGCCGTTTGCCGTAAAACCCTGGCACCCGCACTCATCGTTGCCAGGTTCCGCGTTCCCATGACCGATCCCGCGTCCATCCCGCTTGCCCTTATCGCCGCCGTCTCCACCAACAATGTCATCGGCATCGAGAACCGGCTGCCGTGGCGGCTGAAGGGTGATCTGAAGTATTTCAAGGAAATGACCTTGGGGAAGCCAGTCATCATGGGCCGGCGGACGTGGGAGAGCATCGGGGCCAAGCCGCTGCCGGGCCGCACCAACATCGTCATCACCCACAAGCCGGACTTCCGCGCCCAGGGCGGCGTGGTCTGCCACAGCCTGGATGCCGCCATCGAGCAGGGGCGCCTGATCGCGGCGGCCGACGGGGCGGCGGAGGTCATGGTGATCGGTGGTGAACTGCTGTTTGCCACGGCGCTGAAGACGGCGCACCGCCTCTACCTGACGGAGGTGCACGCCACGCCTGAGGGTGACGCCTTCTTCCCCACCTTCGACCGGGCCGACTGGCGCGAGGTGTCGCGCCGCGATGTGCCGGCGCTGGAGGTCGAGGTTGATCCCGCCCCCGCCCACAGCTTCGTGGTGCTGGAGCGCGCCTGATGATCCTGACGCCCATCGAATTGGCCGACCTGCCGGCCATCCTGCTCGACCTGCGCCGGCGTATGGCCGCCGAGGTGCCGGCCGTGCCGTCGCATGTGGTCGCGGTGTTCGAGCGCATCGCCGCCACCCTGGACCTGGTGCCGCTGGGCGTCGATACCCCGCAGCACCGGGCCGATGGCATCGCGCTCGCCCACCGTTTCGGTATCGAGACCCTGGATGAGGAGCCGCAGGCGGCCTACAGCTGGGATGGCCGTTACATCCGCACGCGCAGCGAATCCTATGTGCTGATCCATGAGATCGGCCACTGGCTGGTGGCCCCGCCGGAACGGCGCAACCTGTTGGACTTCGGCCTGGGCGCCGGGCCGGAGACGGGACGGATCGCCGAGGCCAACGCCGCCATCCGCGCCGACCAGGAAACCCAGATCGAGGAGGAGGCCCTATCCTCCCTCATCGGCATCCTGTGGGAGGTGGAGCTGGGCCAGCCCGCCATCCTGGCCTTCCTGGAACAGAATTGGCTGGAAGGCTGGGACCGTTCCGCCTGCATCGAGAACCTGGCCGCCAATCTGGACCTGCTGCGCCAGCGGGGATTGATTGATGCGAATTACCGGCCCATTTCGCCGGAACATTTCCAAGTAAAGCCGCTGGCCGCAAGCTTGTAATATTGCCGCATTGCGGCAAAAGCCATAGGTCTTTCCGTCCGGCGCAACACCCAAAGACTGCTATACCGACGGGTAATTGTCAGTCCCGGTGCCATCGGTCACTGTTTTGTTCAAGAAACAGACCGAGGTTGCCCTTATGACGACCGCCCCCGTTGACGTCGCCGCTGACGCCGGCCCGGCCATCCTGTCCCTGATCGGCAACACGCCGCTGGTCCGGGTCACCCGTATCGACACCGGCCCGTGTGAGCTGTACCTGAAGCTGGAAAACCAGAACCCCGGCGGCTCCATCAAGGACCGCATCGGCCTGGCGATGGTGGAGGGGGCGGAGAAATCCGGTCGCCTGAAGCCCGGCGGCACGGTGGTGGAGGCGACGGCCGGCAACACCGGACTGGGCCTGGCGCTGGTGTGCGCCGCCAAGGGCTATCGCCTGGTGCTGGTCATCCCCGACAAGATGGCGGCGGAGAAGATCAACCATTTGCGCGCATTGGGCGCCGACATCCACGTGACGCGCAGCGACGTGGGCAAGGGCCATCCCGACTATTACCAGGATGTCGCCGAGCGGCTGGCCGCCGAAATCCCCGGTGCCGTCTACATGAACCAGTTCGCCAACCCCGACAACCCGGCGGCGCACGAGCGCTGGACCGGCCCGGAACTGCTGCGCCAGATGGACGGGCGGGTGGACGCGGTGGTGGTGGGCGTGGGCTCCGGCGGGACCCTGACCGGCCTGGGCCGCTATTTCCGCCAGGCCAGCCCGCGCACGCGTCTGGTGCTGGCCGACCCCCAGGGCTCCATCCTGCGCGACCTGGTAAAGACCGGCCGGCATGATGAGCCCGGCAGCTGGGTGGTGGAGGGGATAGGGGAGGATTTCGTGCCCCCCAACTGCGACCTGCAATATGTGGCCGACGCCTACACCATCCCCGATGCCGAGAGCCTGAACGCGGCCCGTGAGCTGCTGCGGCGCGAGGGGATTTTGGGCGGGTCGTCCAGCGGCACCCTGCTGGCGGCGGCGCTGCGCTATTGCCGGGCGCAGACGGAACCGCGCCGGGTGGTGACGCTGGTCTGCGACACCGGCAACAAGTACCTGTCCAAGATGTTCAATGACGGCTGGATGGCCGACCAGGGTTTCCTGCCGCGTGAGCGCACCGGCGACCTGCGCGACCTGATCACCCGCAGCGTGGACAAGGGCCAGGTGGTGACGGTGGCGCCGGACGACACCCTGCTGACGGCGTACAAGCGCATGCGGATATCCGACGTGTCGCAACTGCCGGTGATGCAGGGCGGGCGCGTGGTCGGCCTGCTGGACGAATCCGACCTGCTGCTGCATGTGGAGGCCGACCCCGTGCGCTTTCGCGGCCCCGTGAAGGGGGCGATGACCGCGCGCCTGGAAACCGTGCCGGTGACGGCCCCCATCGGGGTGCTGGACGGCATCTTCAGCCGCAACATGGTGGCCCTGGTCACGGAGGGTGACGCCTTCTTAGGATTGCTGACCCGCGTCGACCTGCTGAACCATCTGCGCCGGCAATTGGGCTGAAGCCTCCCGCCCGCCCGCCTTTCCCCGAATTAAGGATCCCAAGCCTTGGCCGATTCCCATCGCCCCCGCCCCAACCAGCCGGCCTTCGCCACCCGCGCCATCCATGCGGGGCAGGAGCCTGACCCCGCCACCGGCGCCATCACCGTGCCCATCTACGCGACATCCACCTACGTGCAGGAAAGCCCGGGCGTCCATAAGGGGTACGAGTATAGCCGCAGCCAGAACCCCACCCGCATGGCGTATGAGCGCTGCGTGGCGGACCTGGAAAGCGGCGTGCGGGGCTATGCCTTCGCCTCCGGCCTGGCGGCGGAGGCCACGGTGCTGGAACTGCTGGACGCCGGCAGCCATGTCATCGCCATGGACGACCTGTACGGCGGCAGCTATCGCCTGTTCGAGCGGGTGCGCAAACGCACCATGGGCCTGAACGCCAGTTTCGTCGATATGACCGACCCGGCGAAGCTGGAGGCGGCCTTGCGGCCCGAGACGCGCATGCTGTGGGTGGAGACGCCGACCAACCCGCTGCTGAAGCTGGTGGATCTGGAAGCGGTGGCC
Proteins encoded in this region:
- a CDS encoding serine hydrolase translates to MLGAAALLVASGVGAQEAGRAVTPQARAPGQVAAVADAALATAILDSVALDKAAAGTDAFLRAQMEQSHIPGLQAAVVWHGRIVFARAYGVANLQTPVPVTAETIMAVNSITKAFTGVAAVRQAMAGALDLEAPVGRYLDDLPEAWRAIPIRQLLSHMSGLPDINAAPGARAAETTQDAVWAWVRAQPVKFPPGERFDYCQTNYALVQRVLDKLAGLPPDTPVTPPLFQLAGMAHTGFGDSTMVTPGKAAGYVYAKGDEGARVLRPVYEIFRPLHRASSGMDSTAEDMARWMIAVTDGRLLDAAGRQTLWTPMAFNDGHPGQWAMGWEVLDRGHGHRAVGMTGGGRAAFFLYPEDDLGVVILTNLSGAVPEDMIDQVAALYGARLGGMAALRVAVQRQGYDQAATIAAGLAQADPDFRPAEAELNDWGYRLLSNGQSRDALAILKLAADRFPDSGNAQDSLGEALAATGDKPGAIAAYERSLALDPKNRNAERRLEKLRAGG
- a CDS encoding nucleotidyltransferase family protein; translated protein: MNRDQAIRLLKPHEPEFRRAGIGALFLFGSVARNEATEASDVDVFFDLDRPQGFTLFSLAAVQERLQDILETKVDLMTREAIHPRRRSRIEADAVCVF
- a CDS encoding dihydrofolate reductase — encoded protein: MTDPASIPLALIAAVSTNNVIGIENRLPWRLKGDLKYFKEMTLGKPVIMGRRTWESIGAKPLPGRTNIVITHKPDFRAQGGVVCHSLDAAIEQGRLIAAADGAAEVMVIGGELLFATALKTAHRLYLTEVHATPEGDAFFPTFDRADWREVSRRDVPALEVEVDPAPAHSFVVLERA
- a CDS encoding pyridoxal-phosphate dependent enzyme — protein: MTTAPVDVAADAGPAILSLIGNTPLVRVTRIDTGPCELYLKLENQNPGGSIKDRIGLAMVEGAEKSGRLKPGGTVVEATAGNTGLGLALVCAAKGYRLVLVIPDKMAAEKINHLRALGADIHVTRSDVGKGHPDYYQDVAERLAAEIPGAVYMNQFANPDNPAAHERWTGPELLRQMDGRVDAVVVGVGSGGTLTGLGRYFRQASPRTRLVLADPQGSILRDLVKTGRHDEPGSWVVEGIGEDFVPPNCDLQYVADAYTIPDAESLNAARELLRREGILGGSSSGTLLAAALRYCRAQTEPRRVVTLVCDTGNKYLSKMFNDGWMADQGFLPRERTGDLRDLITRSVDKGQVVTVAPDDTLLTAYKRMRISDVSQLPVMQGGRVVGLLDESDLLLHVEADPVRFRGPVKGAMTARLETVPVTAPIGVLDGIFSRNMVALVTEGDAFLGLLTRVDLLNHLRRQLG